The following proteins come from a genomic window of Bactrocera dorsalis isolate Fly_Bdor chromosome 6, ASM2337382v1, whole genome shotgun sequence:
- the LOC125779440 gene encoding uncharacterized protein LOC125779440, whose protein sequence is MLVKVKSGNVIKLIDINTDTRAKDVLDFICSKFGIAYNITIKFLDRDKVPIEEDQIVSTIKQFGSFSCFLLEILDKGDVLKDTIGSCLIPEWFIEIKPFLLLLRLLPSFTQRSKENKQQRLNFESTINKFINFQNINTPIDDFELNSKQPTIVASGKSKEVSKEEIVQYFILIDGKALHVPITYTFIEVFHLYFKSFYVFHIEFDPALSNFLKFFSKFIYKVEPNVKCSNRVLEIYLKFKSKIDAERSVI, encoded by the exons ATGTtggtaaaagtgaaaagtgggAATGTGATAAAACTCATTGATATAAACACAGATACCAGAGCGAAAGATGTGCTTGATTTCA TTTGTTCAAAATTCGGCATTGCGTACAATATCACAATAAAATTTCTGGACCGGGATAAAGTTCCAATAGAGGAAGACCAAATAGTATCTACAATTAAGCAGTTTGGaagtttttcctgttttttgcTAGAAATTTTAGACAAAG GTGACGTTTTGAAAGATACTATTGGAAGCTGTTTAATACCAG agtgGTTTATTGAAATCAAACCGTTTTTACTTCTCCTACGACTACTACCTTCATTTACACAACGCTCAaaggaaaataaacaacaacgacTAAACTTCGAATCAAccatcaataaatttataaattttcaaaat ATAAATACACCCATAGACGACTTCGAATTAAACAGCAAGCAGCCCACAATCGTAGCATCTGGAAAAAGTAAGGAGGTAAGTAAGGAGGAAATTgttcagtattttattttaattgacggTAAAGCTTTACATGTGCCTATAACATATACTTTCATTGAggtatttcatttatattttaagtcATTTTATGTATTCCATATAGAATTCGATCCAGCATTgtcaaactttttaaaatttttttctaagttcATTTACAAAGTTGAACCGAATGTAAAGTGTTCTAATCGAGTTCTTGAGATCTATCTGAAATTCAAAAGCAAAATTGATGCTGAACGAtcagtaatttaa
- the LOC109579252 gene encoding uncharacterized protein LOC109579252, whose amino-acid sequence MPRRGENFKIMDALCKNQALNLIILDSSDDEDADEIFENFSFSLLCLLNTRRSVHLGVPKSSQWRHNVLRHFDDSRFNEMIRVGPDEFCRILNYIKDDSVFNTNSSGAQLPLDLQLKIALFRLGSSGDGLSIRKVASLFGVGDGGTIQIITKRVFKAILKLKEKFLFWPNENERLEIVTATRKEMPGCIGYIDGSELKLAEAPAKKHELFYSRKRQYAIKMQAVCDYRLRIRQVTIGYPGSVHDAKIFLNSPLAKHPQRFLSDSQWIAGDSAYPLKEFLLTPFRQNSTDYTTEERESFNKYFSKYRVRIENCFGILKEKFGSLKELKFRMINEQNKKECNDWIMVCCILHNMLINFQTENEESVEINPPQYSLPPGSNTRSSLLNFIQNHRLT is encoded by the exons ATGCCAAGGAGAGGTGAAAATTTTAAGATAATGGATGCGCTGTGCAAGAATCAGGCATTAAACCTGATAATTCTTGACTCAA gCGACGACGAAGATGCGGACgaaatctttgaaaatttttcattcagtttactttgtttattaaaCACTCGTAGAAGTGTTCATCTCGGGGTACCAAAGTCATCCCAATGGCGACATAATGTGCTTAGGCACTTTGATGACAGCCGTTTCAACGAAATGATTCGTGTTGGCCCGGACGAATTTTGTCGCATTCTTAATTATATAAAGGACGATAGTGTATTTAACACAAATTCTAGTGGAGCGCAGCTTCCTTTGGATTTACAATTGAAAATAGCGCTATTTAGGTTAGGATCTTCCGGAGATGGATTATCCATACGAAAGGTTGCTTCATTGTTTGGCGTGGGTGATGGGGGCACTATTCAAATTATAACTAAGCGCGTATTTAaagcaattttgaaattaaaagagaaGTTTCTGTTTTGGCCAAATGAAAATGAACGGTTGGAAATTGTTACTGCAACGCGGAAAGAGATGCCAGGTTGTATAGGATATATTGATGGATCCGAATTAAAGTTGGCTGAAGCGCCAGCCAAAAAACATGAACTTTTTTATTCACGAAAACGCCAATATGCTATTAAAATGCAAGCTGTTTGTGATTATAGGCTACGAATAAGACAAGTCACAATAGGATACCCTGGAAGTGTTCATGATGCCAAAATCTTCTTGAATAGCCCTCTTGCAAAACATCCTCAACGATTTTTATCTGACTCCCAGTGGATTGCTGGAGATAGCGCCTATCCACTCAAGGAATTTTTATTGACACCGTTCAGGCAAAATAGTACGGACTACACTACGGAAGAAAGAGAAAGTTTCAATAAGtacttttcaaaatatcgtGTGCGAATTGAGAATTGTTTTggcattttaaaagaaaaattcggtaGCTTGAAGGAATTGAAGTTtagaatgataaatgagcaaaataaaaaagaatgcaATGATTGGATCATGGTATGCTGCATTCTTCATAACATGCTAATTAATTTCCAAACTGAAAACGAAGAAAGCGTTGAAATTAACCCACCTCAATATAGCTTACCACCAGGAAGTAACACAAGATCTAGCCTTCTTAACTTCATACAAAACCATAGATTAACTTAA